The following proteins come from a genomic window of Syngnathus acus chromosome 15, fSynAcu1.2, whole genome shotgun sequence:
- the tarbp1 gene encoding probable methyltransferase TARBP1 isoform X2, with translation MNSILINAILSTSPHYDRLFDSLCWPVDVWPETERVEALTAFIEGLEHIIVQSETTKTQCIQDKTKSIIWTRCLPLLSRISTETDCVRFRENTAAVCRLAAICARLCDPVEAGRFALVILPSLRLSEEDQPGVERLSVEVASEALAVILPCLRGDEQLILSILSCVLSSIRTIPDGLLSRVTVRLLLAVLGNCNDAMHGSILNKTLSELCTWHASERTPPVTERTLLCLTSLSDHLLAPTEPDPRSCLRFWCVVQDGLIHRDSVSRKRALYLLKRCVASSQDQGVDCPSQGNGEEILFKWTAKSSEMLREFWEDYVLVMETLEENQVHVVRPVLNRIDSLIQTTASEGEDLFHPSWLLCVYQRMFHSENKTLMRAGVCHLLELKVLQQPSFASAFSQFVVGPFMDVLSEMSLFCRAGGQRVGDCPELAVKLQIFLQNFFSSLPKDDRGRILLQMIQQLGSKHWCAVPLLFISQALSKLAPNPILAVDGLTALREVLRCTMITHQVLLRGAAQCFLLKSALCLINVSTVTLDDIFTFLGNFRTDESLCGGTALWDEVCVWLSSNEGHFKIMPRDGDGTASSKETIKAYVQFKIHQFLSVPACTGQTQRLPDPKEADKLARSILLCTDIERNHPGAKIGDTLQALLSPLVDTLNRVGPNIYMPLKKSDKSLQLVLRLLQLRETPKAHLDEVAAALERLIFQCADSIQEFIMRRLCGELLELCDMERAELYLCVLKQLSMHTSTIQPSCFPRLIKYSLSILQEPTQQSPSVASQVAQAVAMASLAMVCRLIEKQAIGPDTFSLLKQLNEHFYKSPWRSHPALGRFNERLLKPHTADSLSNEGGKGPLLQDWGRTAAHFMRDQWVCLSFLTRTLQHSELLRNTKTAVAALRCCVDALALLPSDLVLPVFAFMETVLPQLVTKDEALCVEAVSRTWELVHGLSNNAHDFWPALKGFISVAFHQTLLLLRNSQAPVLTATMKQIAAEIMELSESKNGVFSVLLQHCCHTWLPASEQSSDQEDGIFSSVFNHINIVAEGCIYGPVFRRDQRLVQDVQAYVEQLGAACATNTVVASDNRDDQLPRMCTLAFLSRLDASNGLHEKLMEQLAVTLLEKDKNVSKSLRISSNSLHHRVKNRVWQTLLMLLPKLKEEFVASILSSIFEAGFCSNQASVKYLIEWTMILILVRYPQQIGDFWACFDMHHEGTKTGICTFLAVLVHFEIILPTLKNPDMHLAKALDITLQWCFHHNFSVRLYALLALKRVWHLVEVRGEGTLDGLRGLSTVVKACLHQTEALKNTGNSNKNWTRIQEHFFFGAFHPIRDYSIETIFYTFPSLSGLADDEWIPLWKLEKLSCLFQTPPLRNPTPDLSRLQPGDWIQQDKSEEDKEERWAEVQKKITPWCLDIQDQDLDLQLVPQQRAARLGKQHGALLVVASLIDKPTNLGGLCRTCEIFGSSALVLDNLRHITDKHFQSLSVSSELWLPLLEVKPSELADFLQMKKSDGYCIVGVEQTSNSQSLQDYQFPEKTLLLLGNEREGIPANLLQLLDVCVEIPQQGVIRSLNVHVSAALLIWEYTRQRLVSTSSQEKSIHG, from the exons ATGAATTCTATTTTGATCAACGCAATCTTGTCGACTTCTCCTCACTACGATCGTCTGTTTGACTCCCTGTGCTGGCCAGTTGACGTGTGGCCGGAGACGGAGCGCGTTGAGGCGCTGACAGCTTTCATAGAAGGACTCGAGCACATTATTGTTCAATCAGAAACCACGAAAACACAATGCATTCAAGATAAAACAAAGTCTATCATTTGGACGCGTTGCTTGCCTCTCCTCTCCAGGATATCAACCGAAACAGACTGTGTGCGATTTAGGGAGAATACGGCAGCTGTTTGCAGACTTGCGGCCATTTGTGCCCGGTTATGTGACCCGGTTGAGGCGGGTCGATTCGCTCTGGTCATCCTGCCTTCGCTTCGCCTGTCAGAGGAGGACCAACCCGGCGTGGAGAGACTCAGTGTGGAGGTTGCCAGTGAAGCCCTAGCTGTCATCCTTCCTTGTTTAAGAGGAGACGAGCAGCTAATATTGAGCATTTTGTCATGCGTCTTGTCAAGCATTAGAACGATTCCAGACGGATTGCTCTCCCGGGTCACTGTTCGGCTTTTGTTAGCCGTGCTGGGCAATTGCAATGATGCAATGCACGGCAGCATCCTCAACAAGACTTTGAGCGAGCTCTGCACTTGGCACGCATCGGAGCGCACACCTCCCGTAACTGAACGAACGCTCCTATGTTTGACCTCCCTTTCGGACCACCTGCTGGCACCTACTGAGCCAGACCCTAGGTCCTGTCTCCGCTTCTGGTGCGTGGTTCAGGACGGACTTATCCACAGAGACAGCGTGTCCCGGAAGAGGGCACTGTACCTGCTCAAACGATGTGTGGCATCGTCACAGGATCAGGGAGTGGACTGTCCTTCAC AAGGGAATGGTGAGGAGATCTTGTTCAAATGGACAGCCAAAAGCAGCGAGATGCTCAGAGAGTTCTGGGAGGATTATGTGCTGGTGATGGAGACGTTGGAGGAAAATCAG GTTCATGTGGTCCGCCCAGTGCTGAATAGAATAGACTCTCTTATCCAAACGACAGCAAGTGAAG GTGAGGACCTCTTCCACCCATCATGGCTGCTGTGTGTGTACCAGCGAATGTTTCACAGTGAGAATAAAACCTTAATGCGAGCCGGAGTGTGTCACCTCCTCGAACTTAAAGTTCTCCAACAGCCGTCTTTTGCCTCAGCTTTTTCTCAG TTTGTCGTTGGGCCTTTTATGGACGTTCTGTCAGAAATGTCGCTCTTCTGCAG GGCTGGTGGCCAGCGTGTTGGAGACTGCCCAGAACTGGCAGTTAAACTTCAAATCTTCCTGCAGAACTTCTTCAGCAGCCTACCAAAAGATGACAGAG GCCGCATCTTGCTGCAGATGATCCAGCAACTAGGATCCAAGCATTGGTGCGCCGTtcccctcctcttcatctcTCAGGCCCTTTCCAAACTTGCTCCAAACCCAATATTGGCTGTCGATGGGCTCACTGCTCTCAG GGAGGTGCTACGCTGCACCATGATCACACATCAAGTCCTCCTGAGAGGCGCTGCTCAGTGCTTCTTGTTGAAGAGCGCCCTCTGTCTCATAAATGTG AGCACAGTGACCCTCGACGACATATTTACCTTTCTGGGCAATTTCCGTACAGATGAGTCTCTGTGTGGGGGCACCGCACTTTGGGATGAG GTGTGTGTCTGGCTCTCAAGCAATGAGGGCCATTTTAAGATAATGCCAAGAGATGGAGATGGTACTGCCTCAAGCAAGGAAACCATAAAAGCTTATGTTCAATTCAAAATACACCAGTTTCTCAGTGTTCCAGCATGCACTG GTCAGACACAAAGGTTGCCTGACCCCAAAGAGGCAGACAAGTTGGCCAGGTCCATTTTGCTGTGCACTGACATTGAGAGGAATCATCCTGGAGCAAAGATTGGTGACACCCTCCAGGCATTATTGTCTCCTCTGGTGGACACTCTAAACCGGGTCGGCCCCAACATCTACATGCCCCTGAAAAAGAGTGACAAGAGTTTGCAACTTGTTCTCCGATTGCTCCAGCTCAGAGAAACACCAAAAGCCCact TAGATGAAGTGGCAGCTGCTTTGGAGAGGCTCATTTTTCAGTGTGCAGATTCAATCCAGGAGTTTATCATGAGGCGTCTGTGTGGGGAACTGCTGGAG cTGTGCGACATGGAGCGGGCAGAActgtatttgtgtgtcttgaagCAACTGTCCATGCACACTTCTACAATTCAACCATCTTGCTTTCCTAGACTCATCAAGTACTCTCTCAGCATCTTGCAAGAACCAACCCAGCAG AGCCCCTCAGTGGCGAGCCAGGTGGCACAAGCGGTTGCTATGGCATCTCTTGCCATGGTATGCCGGCTAATTGAGAAGCAAGCAATTGGCCCAGACACTTTTTCTCTTCTAAAGCAACTGAATGAGCATTTTTACAAGTCTCCTTGGCGAAGTCACCCAGCTCTGGGACGCTTCAATGAGAGGCTCCTGAAACCTCACACAGCAGATAGTTTGAG TAATGAAGGTGGGAAAGGCCCTCTCCTGCAGGACTGGGGTCGCACGGCTGCCCACTTCATGCGGGACCAGTGGGTTTGCCTGAGTTTCCTCACAAGAACACTTCAACATTCCGAGCTCCTCAGAAACACAAAGACTGCCGTTGCCGCTCTGAGATGCTGCGTGGACGCTTTAGCTCTGCTGCCCAGCGACCTTGTTCTACCTGTGTTCGCCTTCATGGAGACGGTGTTGCCACAA TTAGTGACTAAAGACGAGGCCCTCTGCGTGGAAGCCGTGAGTCGGACTTGGGAGCTGGTGCATGGGCTCAGCAATAACGCCCATGACTTCTGGCCTGCCCTCAAAGGCTTCATCTCAGTGGCTTTCCACCAaacactgctgctgctcaggAACAGTCAGGCCCCAGTCTTGACAGCAACCATGAAACAG ATTGCTGCTGAGATCATGGAGCTGTCTGAATCTAAGAATGGTGTTTTTAGTGTGCTGCTGCAACACTGTTGTCACACATGGTTGCCTGCTAGCGAACAAAGCAGCGATCAAGAAGACGGCATATTCTCCAGTGTTTTCAATCATATCAACATCGTAGCTGAGGGTTGCATTTATGGCCCGGTGTTCAGGAGAGATCAGCG TCTTGTTCAAGATGTCCAGGCATACGTGGAGCAACTCGGTGCGGCGTGCGCCACCAACACTGTGGTCGCCAG TGACAACAGAGACGACCAGCTACCTCGCATGTGCACCCTGGCTTTCCTCAGTCGGCTGGATGCTTCTAACGGTCTGCATGAAAAACTGATGGAGCAACTTGCTGTCACTCTCTTAGAAAAG GACAAGAATGTGTCAAAATCACTGCGTATCTCCAGCAACTCTCTCCACCACCGTGTGAAAAATAGAGTATGGCAAACACTGCTAATGCTGCTGCCCAAATTGAAAGAG GAGTTTGTGGCCTCTATATTGAGCAGTATCTTTGAGGCTGGCTTTTGTAGTAACCAGGCTTCAGTCAAGTACCTCATTGAGTGGACGATGATTCTGATCCTTGTCCGTTACCCACAACAAATAGGTGACTTTTGGGCCTGCTTCGATATG CATCATGAAGGAACCAAGACTGGCATCTGCACCTTTCTGGCAGTCCTAGTGCATTTTGAAATCATCCTCCCCACCCTTAAAAATCCA GATATGCATTTGGCAAAAGCACTGGACATCACTCTTCAGTGGTGTTTCCACCACAACTTTAGTGTGCGTCTCTATGCCCTGCTGGCTTTGAAACGGGTTTGGCACCTGGTAGAGGTCAGAGGCGAGGGGACACTTGATGGTTTGAGGGGGCTGTCCACTGTGGTCAAGGCCTGTCTGCACCAGACTGAGGCCCTAAAGAACACTGG GAATTCCAACAAGAACTGGACCAGGATTCAAGAGCACTTTTTCTTTGGTGCCTTTCATCCAATCAGGGATTACAGCATTGAG aCGATATTCTACACTTTCCCGAGTCTTTCAGGGTTGGCCGATGATGAGTGGATTCCCCTCTGGAAGTTGGAGAAGCTGTCTTGCTTATTTCAGACACCTCCTTTAAGGAATCCCACTCCTGACCTGAGCCGGCTCCAGCCTGGAGACTGGATTCAGCAGGATAAAA gtgagGAGGACAAGGAGGAGCGCTGGGCAGAAGTCCAGAAGAAAATAACCCCCTGGTGTTTGGACATCCAGGACCAGGACTTGGATCTTCAGCTGGTTCCGCAGCAAAGAGCAGCTCGCCTCGGCAAACAGCATGGCGCCCTACTGGTGGTGGCCTCACTCATTGACAAACCCACGAACCTTGGAG GTCTGTGCAGGACCTGTGAGATCTTTGGTTCCAGTGCGTTGGTGCTGGACAACCTCCGCCACATCACAGATAAACACTTTCAGTCCCTCAGTGTCTCATCAGAACTTTGGCTTCCTCTCCTGGAG GTAAAGCCGTCGGAGCTGGCAGACTTTCTCCAAATGAAGAAAAGTGATGGCTACTGCATTGTTGGTGTGGAGCAGACGTCCAATAGTCAGAGCCTTCAGGACTACCAATTTCCTGAGAAGACTCTGCTACTTTTGGG CAACGAACGAGAAGGCATCCCCGCCAACTTGCTTCAGCTGTTGGACGTGTGCGTGGAGATCCCTCAACAAGGTGTCATCCGTTCACTCAACGTGCATGTAAGCGCTGCCCTGCTGATCTGGGAGTACACTCGCCAACGCCTTGTCAGCACCTCCAGTCAAGAAAAGTCAATACATGGCTGA